The DNA segment tagagagattaTTTATTTTgcggttcggtcttatacataatccttgtatagaataccccctctcacatgtctccacatgaatgatcaagatcaaatcgtttgtagcactttagaacaaatataacaactacaaagtgggtcgtatctgtactgtcactaggataaagtacccaaccttatccatctacttcAAACCAtctaagttatcacttaaacatgatccacctatatgtctctacatacatgtttaagttacagaatataactttggatcttaatttattggtttttgtgggttaatacaactaaatgtcaaataaaatccctcttattttattagataaaaaaagtgtttgtataatacaattataaactataagacCCACAAGATGTAGAGCATCAACTCTAACATAAGGGATATTGAGCCATGCTAAGCATAACAATGTAGTTTGAATATTTATCGGCTTCCTCCCATTTGTTTTCAGAGCTTCTGTAAGCTGATCCAACCAAACCTTTTCTCTCTGTATGGcttgaaatcaatttatttacatAGGCATCAACTTTAGGTTGAGATACAATTTATGCAATCCATGAATGCTGCAAGATGAGATCTATGCCTAACTGAAGAGTAGTGAGATGATCAAAGTGAGTTCCGACAATTCTAAAAGTGACATGACTTGAGTTGTTAGATGTGATTTAATCTAGTGAAACGTATTTTTGTTGATACGATAACGCAACAAATGTGACAGAAATTATATATTGAGCACTCAAGCTAaggtaaagaaagaaataatatgGCTGTCAATTTTCATTAAACTCAAATCAATTCTTTGTTTTCATCTTTTGCAACGAAATCCTCTCTTTATTTCAtgtgtattttaattttataattaaaatataaattaattgtataaattttttattcaagtcTTGTGgagttaaaaaaatcacaatcgATTATAAAAGTTTGACTGTGTTTTCAATTAAATTCTATTACCTAATACATTTTCAGATTTAGGTAGTTCTTCAACAATGTTTTTCTATTGGGACtacttttaaatatagaaaaatgaatcaaaatatttataaaacatatcaaaattttggaactattaataatagataccgatagacattgatagatctattagtgtctatcagtgacattgTTAGACTCTAATAAAAGCCTATCAGcactatcaacatctatcattcATAGTTCTAAacttttactatattttgtaaatattttcagtagttttacaatttgaagtaattttcctttctattatccataaatgttataattgacTAATAACAAACGGTACataatacatattcaactcaaaatattaaatttcttcaaattctaataatttaaagaaattagaaaatgaTCAATTCGATAAATTTTTTCGCTAAAATTTTCTCTCACTATGTATTATGCGTCAGATTGGTTTAAAATAACTGACATCAtgcaaacaaaattgaaaacacaTTAGGGACAAATATTAatccataaaaaaatatttaaccaacgaaaaaaaattatattatagaaatatatattgtttttggtacatggatttataaaatcaatcttaagtaattttgaaaaataaccaTATTGAATAATACTTTACAAATAACTCAATATTTTGAATACACACGTGCAATGCACGTGTTAGAAACACTAGTATATAAAAAGCTACCGATCTTTGGTAACATTTCTTTTATCAGTATCAAATTGTTTACAAATACATCAATTATTTACCAACGTAAagaattataatattataaaataacgAAATAAAAAGGATTCTCTAATTAAAATTAGGTATTTGTTGGGAACCTTAGAAATGACCTCTCAAATTGTAATTctcttttataattttttagagAACATATTCATTTTATGACTTAACTTATAATCTTATTCTCtccgacaaaaaaaaaaaaaaaaaaaaaaaaacttataattggatttctttatttaaatatttgtaaCTTGACAATTTAGACTTTTTCAGtatttaaatatggtttaaatggATTAAAAACATGGAAATTTTTAATTTCGATCCACCTAGTAACAACGTTTTCaatccatttaatttgaattgacaTTTTCTACCATGGTATTTATCATCATAATTACTGTGAAGAAATAGCTACCAAGAATTAGCCATGAATTTGCACTCACAGCCACACGAATAAAAGTTGCATTCAACCACCTCCTAAAATAATGCCAACCATTTCTTAGTATTTTTAGACCAAATTTTGTTTGAATGGTTTATTGCAATGGCGAAGGCCagggaagaagaagagccaaaacGACACCGGATTTTCACCTATGGCACACTCAAAAGAGGCTTCGCAAATCACAAACTAATGCAAGAACTCATCAACCATAACGACGCCGTTTTTCTTGGCAACTATTCAACCCAATCCTCATTTCCACTCGTACTTGGCCCTAATGGGATTCCTTATCTCATCAATCTCCCCGTCTCAGGCCGCCCCGTCCGCGGCGAGCTTTATGCTGTGTCCAATCATGGCGTCGCTCGGCTCGACGAGTTGGAAGAAACCAGCATTGCCCATTACGACCGCCTGCCGGTTCAGGTCGTTGGAGATAGCAATGGTGGTGAGACGGTGGTGATCAAAGCCGAGTGCTACTTCGCCGGAAAGGGAGCTGGGGAAGGGCTGTGGAATGGAAAAGATGGAGAGGGATTGGAGGAGTATACGGAGAGGGAGGCGGTGGAGTTTATGAGGAAGGATCAAACATCCAAGCGGCTTCCATGAATTTTGAGAAGATTATTTGTTGGTGTTTGTTTGGGGATCAGTCGccttgcattttattttattttattttattttattttagtatcATTTGTGGTATAGGAATTCCAACTATAGAGTCACTACTATACTCGCTTTCATCCTAGGATTTTATGTTCGGCCACAAGTTCAtgtaaatctaattttaatgCGTTGATACAATATATTCCAATTAGAatactaaattataataaaCCATGCATTAGAATATATGATATGGATgatattagtttaatttttttaatacatagACTTAAGAAATACCACTTTATatacaaaaaaaagtttaaataaaaaagataatataattaaaagatcaaaacaaatatactaaagaaaaaaaacttggaaTGTACATTAAAGTTTTTGTTGGGGGTTACCCATACAAAGTCCAAAGTTTATAGGTGGGCCAAAATTCAAGGAAAATTGAGAAGTGATATAGGAAAATGTATGTCCCAAAAGGAAAGAGTGGGAGCCTCGGGTTTTAGGTTGATCAACTGAGCAAGATAATATGTACAAATCAAGAAAATAATCGAGTCGAGTTCGATTTGGTGCCCTGTGTCACAATcactctttcggaagcttctcttagcgattgtgcggcacttgttcccgctcacgaacaagccagccaactcgattacggactgccgatggcacaccgagtgcctcttgcaacctccacccccgttttagggaaaacggttttagaaaacgggtttagagaaaaggttttcgtaagaagatttgtgagtgtgaataaagaaagaaagattgtagtagactagaaagcaataagcaacaacaacggctttatagagtactactccgggtatgaggaggatggttagtcttatccccatatagtgcattctgaacaaaaagccaactggcgcccttgcatatgcaaaagggcgagtggtcacttacaatgaaaatgtaaagaaagcaagctaactaaactaatacaatacaggacATGAAAGTACGCTAGAAGGGAGTTGGgttgggcatgcggccatgggcaacaggccctagacaagcatgaccgttacaccCTGCAACCACCTTAACATTGCCAACATTACACATAATCAGAGGCGAGTGTCAAAGGaaggataaaataaataactctGTTCAACAACCTTTGAAGTAAGTAATTTGGGGTTGTTTGGTTTaccaacatgagttgaattgagttgataTAATATACAACTCAACTCAATGTTCGATCAACCACCTTTTAATATTTGtggagttggtatattttaccaactcaccccaactctcctttcttccaatgttttcaatgcTTCACCTATCAGCCACTATTGGCACTATTGCTGCCACACTTTGGGAACCAATTCTAGGCTCCAACcaccaccttcgatgacaactCCAGCGATCAACTTTGATGACCAATTTCGGACTCTGACAACAACCTTCGATAACAACTCCGGTGACCCAACTTCGACGACAACCTTCCTGCGACCAACTTCGATGAACGATTTTGGGCTTCGACAACAatcttcgacaaccacctccgactacaagcTCTGGTGAAAATCACTTTCAATGACCACCTTCGAGGGAgcaactccaacgaccaacttCGGGCTTCGATAACCACCTCCGACGATAAAAACTTTGGAACTAATTCCCATATTGACACCTTCATGGAACCAACTTTGAGTTCCGACAACCAGCTCCAACTACAAACTTCGacgaaaatcatctttgatcATCAACTCTGAAGACCAACTTAGGGTCCGAAAGCCACCTAAAAAACAAAGTCCAacgaccaactccaataccatcTTCATGCGGCCAACTTTtagctccaacaaccacctccaaccATAAGCTCTAACAAAAATCATATTTGATAATCATCTTGGATAACCATAAGTTCCAGCAAAAATGATAAGactgatgactgttaaagtatgttgtagggttgttgattatataaataatcgtattttgtctacattaagttcAATATTTATACATAGaagtttgtaaaatatattttatttaattaaatacacATATCAAATGTGTGTTAAtaatatttggaaaagtatgtatgtaatTGAGTAGTATgtaacacataaaaaaaaaaaccaaaaaatggagatttttttttctggaacattttctagcaagaaaatgtgaaaaatgGGGAATTATTCTCTTATgatcctctaaatttggagaaaatgaaattgaaattgttgaagaaatgtggtgatatTCTATTGGCTACTAAGATGATAGAGAAGATTCGATTAAAAACAATTCATGACAGAGTAAAATATAAAGTAACaacaaaaagaataagaaaaaggaaaagatgatgaaattcatggaaaaaaattaggaatcgaaagttttgatttctctttggtttctcattttatttaactatattcATACAAGAAATGCAGTGTGTAACGGTCATgtttgtccagggcctgttgcccatggccgcatgcccaatccaacccccttctagcatattTTCATgtcctgtattgtattagtttagttagcttgctttctttacattttcattgtaagtgaccactcgcccttttgcatatgcaagggggccagttggctttttgttcagaatgcactatatggggataagactaaccatcatttcctcatacccggagtagtactctataaagccgttgttgttgcttattgctttctagtctactacaatctttctttctttatacacactcacaaatcttcttacgaaaaccttttctccaaacccgttttctaaaaccgttttccttaaaacgggggtggaggttgaaAGAGGCAcccggtgtgccatcggcagtccgtaatcgagttggctggcttgttcgtgagcgggaacaagtgccgcacaatcgctaagagaaacTTCcaaaagagcgattgtgacacagTGCGCCAATTGTTATTCATTAccaaaaaaagaagcaaaagaaaaaggaaagaaagagaaaaagaaagaaaacttaaaaaaattttaaaaaattgcaatccatattttattcaatacaaAGATGAACataattattgaatacaaaaatttcaaacaaaaattgTTATCATTCAAACAGATTATTTAGAGTCCAAAAATTTCACAAGATACCCAAACATATGAATTCAAATACCTCAAATACcgacatatgaactcagaccaaATAACTTTGCACTTCAAATACAGATATATAAAATCCatagatatatgatataacatatgaaCTCCAAACATCATATCACAATTCAGCACTCCAAACAATTCTTTATAGGAGAGACGTgacctttattttatttttttcgtgTTTGATTAAATTATACATAAGAGTTGGATTATACATAGGCAGTGCGAGTCACCCACATACAGATTAGCTCGAAGAACGAGATCAGACTTGAGAAGTTGGCCAATAGACAAGTCCTCGAGTCCATGGAAAGCCTACAACGACAAAAGAAGAGTGTACAAGATTTCCACGTTAATAGTCTTTTTTCCTTCCCAGAATTTCTTTATATGTTATTAGTTCTTTCAAAacaaatgataaaaaattaaaaaatattctaaacTATTTCAATTccatataaaaaaattcattcattgttttttatgttaaaataccattttccTTCCTTGTATTTTGAGACTTATTCTATAATCCACATACCTTTAAATGTTCGAATACAAACTATGTACTTAGTCTTTGTTGTTAGTGTATggttaacttttgtatattcgAGTTAATTGTCAGAATAATACAAAAAGTTTTGCATCTTTCACAAATAGTATCATTTTTGGTTAATTGTCTTAACGGCTTGTCCCACTACATTTTTGCTAGATTAATACTTAGACTGAAATAACAaatttaacttattttaatagCACATTTGATTGATAAACTTTTTGAGTTTTTTAGGTGGAATCTCGGATAGGATGAAGACTACTACTTTAGATTAATGTATAATACGTGACATAATTATATGTTAATCTGCAAGAGGCAATAGGTTAGGTTAGCTTGTGACTCGATAGTGATAAATATTGTTCTAATCAACCTAGGATTGAATCAAACAAATATTTGGTTGGGCACTTGAATATTAAATATTCAACTTAACTTTCCCCTGGATGTTAATGCAGTTAGGTCAATTTGGACTCACATGCTTTTCGTCAATTCACTTTGGactaattagttaattaggaCGATTAAGTAGCTTTTTtaattgaagggattgaattcCCAATGCGGAAGCGATTAATTGTTCTGTCTTTCAATTGGGATTGGAAAAACCAATATGATTTTTATAGATACCTAATTTAGTCTAAGTATAGGGATTTTTCATGGTAgaaaaatttgagattaagaaatGTTACCTTTGTAGAAAATCCAAATCCATCACAAAATGTCTCTTCTAAGGTCATGATCAAACCTTTTGTGAAAAACCAGAAATCGTTCTACCTAATAAGAACATAGCCAATATGGAGTCTTTGTTATTCTGTGGGTTTCTGTGAGTTTTGACAAAGGGAAATTTGTGAGAGGGAGTGAGAGAGAGAGCCTAAAAAATGCAAAAAGTTCTTTTTCCCTTGCGTTCACCACTCTGTTTCCACGCAGAGAAGAAGAGGAATATGAAGGGGAGAAAGAGGGAGTTACTAACTCCCTTACTCCCCACGTTTTTGAAATCACTCTCCTAATGGGgagttatttaattttcattaatattattttaatgttaAATAGACAAGATTAACCTAATATTAACAGAATGTTTGTAAATTATATGCATCAATAATCACATTATAAAAAAACTTGATCTTTTAACCTATATTCttaaatatgaatcaaattcatacatattatatagttttaattataaaacttattaaaaatatttgaatcacatttaaataattttttctctcacatattatatagttttaattataaatgatttataattaaaactatattataatgtatcgatATAcatcatacattatattaatcatattaatatataattaattactcaaatttccataaataatttgaacaattcaaattattccaaaactgATTGTTCCATGTTTCTGTCTTTAGTGACTAACAAGGGGACATATttgacctacagattagaagctccaatgatacgagattaaccaactaaactctttaatcggaTTAATCAACagtcattaactgtcagtcactccattaaagactaacaattgtactcttcgcactgtagatatatttatgtgtccattggatataacccaATCAACAGTAggttgaccattcacaaattgctcgtaactacagttgGATCAAAATTATCCTTTTCCCTAGTAATTACATCTTATGCATtaaattgttgagttttatatcctaaaacttatggtttgtaaacaataaactcattctgtaaatcgataaagttgttattgaatatatgaattgcttatttcattttagaaataaatccaataaactaaaagatccatgactattacatgagtacttgaactttatgtggagacataaaagtggatcaggttcaagtaaatagtcaaaatgatctatagtatacgaataaggttgggtgccttattctggtaacactatctgATGCAAcccattctgtagttgttacaaggagttgtaaagtgttacaaacgaagtgattttGATTCatacatgtagtgacatgaggtgtggggggcgtcctgtgcaatgagtttgcataagatcggaccaagaaataagtcactcttactttataacgttgtttattgtttaagactgactatttcacaactataaacttttgtttattcgggattatccttagatttgcataggtgaggtttGGCTCAATAgcatcgactcaataagcctcccatttcaggggtaagacggGTAGaaagctggggacatagggtgcaagatagaatttactcctacccgctttcagggatagtagagaggttgttcccttgaatggtgacttcgggtcttgaacaaggggccccaccctctcattggctcgagaggggctCGGGTTAATGATTGAATCacaaccaattgttcattaaaggatcagtgggacttacgg comes from the Benincasa hispida cultivar B227 chromosome 5, ASM972705v1, whole genome shotgun sequence genome and includes:
- the LOC120077206 gene encoding putative gamma-glutamylcyclotransferase At3g02910, giving the protein MAKAREEEEPKRHRIFTYGTLKRGFANHKLMQELINHNDAVFLGNYSTQSSFPLVLGPNGIPYLINLPVSGRPVRGELYAVSNHGVARLDELEETSIAHYDRLPVQVVGDSNGGETVVIKAECYFAGKGAGEGLWNGKDGEGLEEYTEREAVEFMRKDQTSKRLP